One window of the Salvelinus fontinalis isolate EN_2023a chromosome 2, ASM2944872v1, whole genome shotgun sequence genome contains the following:
- the LOC129824115 gene encoding 40S ribosomal protein S6 has protein sequence MKLNISFPATGCQKLIEVDDERKLRTFYEKRMATEVAADPLGDEWKGYMVRISGGNDKQGFPMKQGVLTHGRVRLLLAKGHSCYRPRRTGERKRKSVRGCIVDANLSVLNLVIIKKGEKDIPGLTDSTVPRRLGPKRASKIRKLFNLAKEDDVRQYVVRRPLTKEGKKPRTKAPRIQRLVTPRVLQHKRRRIALKKQRTQKNKEEASEYAKLLAKRMKEAKEKRQEQIAKRRRLSSLRASTSKSESSQK, from the exons ATGAAG CTGAATATCTCGTTTCCTGCCACTGGCTGTCAAAAGCTGATTGAAGTGGATGATGAGCGCAAGTTGCGAACCTTCTACGAGAAGCGTATGGCCACAGAGGTGGCTGCTGATCCCCTGGGAGATGAGTGGAAG GGCTACATGGTGCGCATCAGCGGAGGCAACGACAAGCAGGGCTTCCCCATGAAGCAGGGTGTGCTGACCCATGGTCGTGTGCGCTTGCTGCTTGCCAAGGGCCATTCCTGTTACCGCCCCCGTAGGACAGGAGAGCGCAAACGCAAGTCTGTCCGTGGCTGCATCGTTGATGCCAACCTCAGCGTGCTGAACTTGGTTATCATCAAGAAAG GTGAGAAGGACATCCCCGGCCTGACCGACAGCACTGTGCCCCGCCGCTTGGGACCCAAGAGGGCCAGTAAGATCCGCAAGCTCTTCAACCTGGCCAAGGAGGATGATGTCAGGCAGTATGTTGTGAGGAGACCCCTGACTAAAGAAG GTAAGAAGCCCAGGACCAAGGCTCCCAGGATCCAGAGGCTGGTGACACCCCGTGTGCTGCAGCACAAGCGCCGCCGCATTGCCCTTAAGAAACAGCGCACTCAGAAGAACAAGGAAGAGGCTTCCGAGTACGCCAAGCTGCTGGCCAAGAGGATGAAG GAGGCTAAGGAGAAGCGCCAGGAACAGATCGCCAAAAGGCGCCGTCTCTCCTCCCTTCGGGCCTCCACATCCAAATCTGAGTCCAGCCAGAAGTGA